In the Populus trichocarpa isolate Nisqually-1 chromosome 1, P.trichocarpa_v4.1, whole genome shotgun sequence genome, one interval contains:
- the LOC7470545 gene encoding ethylene receptor: protein MESCNCIEPQWPAEELLMKYQYISDFFIALAYFSIPLELIYFVKKSAVFPYRWVLVQFGAFIVLCGATHLINLWTFSMHSRTVAVVMTTAKVLTAAVSCATALMLVHIIPDLLSVKTRELFLKNKAAELDREMGLIRTQEETGRHVRMLTHEIRSTLDRHTILKTTLVELGRTLALEECTLWMPTRTGLELQLSYTLRQQNPVEYTVPIQLPVINQVFSSNRAMKISPNSPVARLRPLSGKYMPGEVVAVRVPLLHLSNFQINDWPELSTRRYALMVLMLPSDSARQWHVHELELVEVVADQVAVALSHAAILEESMRARDLLMEQNVALDHARREAETAIRARNDFLAVMNHEMRTPMHAVIALSSLLQETELTPEQRLMVETILRSSNLLATLINDVLDLSRLEDGSLRLDLGSFNLHAVFKEVLNLIKPIASVKKLPVTLNLAPDLPEYAIGDEKRLMQTILNVVGNAVKFSKQGSISITAFVAKSESLRDSRAPDFFPVPSDNHFYLRVQVKDAGQGINPPDIPKLFTKFAHAQTLATKNSSGSGLGLAICKRFVNLMEGHIWIESEGPGKGCMAIFIVKLGIPENTSESKNPFLPKANHGQTTFPGLKVLVLDDNGVSRMVTKELLVHLGCDVTTASSRDECLHVVSQDHKVVCMDAGMPDGFEAAVCLHEKFTKRHERPLIVALTGNTDKVTKENCMRVGMDGVILKPVSVDKMRSVLSELLEHRVLFEAM from the exons ATGGAGTCTTGCAATTGTATTGAACCACAATGGCCAGCTGAGGAGCTGTTGATGAAGTATCAATATATATCGGATTTCTTCATTGCACTAGCCTATTTCTCTATCCCTTTAGAGCTCATTTACTTTGTTAAGAAATCTGCTGTCTTTCCTTATAGATGGGTGCTTGTCCAGTTTGGTGCTTTCATAGTTCTTTGTGGTGCAACTCACCTTATTAACTTATGGACTTTTAGTATGCATTCACGAACTGTGGCAGTTGTGATGACCACAGCCAAAGTTTTGACTGCTGCTGTGTCTTGTGCCACTGCGCTTATGCTTGTGCATATTATTCCTGATCTTTTGAGTGTTAAGACTAGAGAgctgtttttgaaaaataaagctgCGGAGCTAGATAGAGAGATGGGTCTGATCCGTACACAAGAGGAGACTGGTCGGCATGTGAGGATGTTGACTCATGAAATCAGAAGCACTCTTGACAGACATACCATATTAAAGACTACTCTTGTGGAGTTGGGCAGGACACTGGCATTGGAAGAATGTACCCTGTGGATGCCAACGCGTACTGGGTTGGAGCTTCAACTTTCCTACACTCTTCGTCAGCAGAACCCTGTTGAATATACCGTTCCTATCCAGCTTCCAGTGATTAATCAAGTATTCAGCAGTAACCGTGCTATGAAAATTTCGCCAAATTCTCCAGTGGCTAGACTACGGCCTCTTTCTGGAAAATATATGCCTGGAGAGGTGGTTGCTGTTCGTGTCCCACTCCTCCATCTTTCTAATTTCCAAATTAATGACTGGCCTGAACTTTCTACCAGACGCTATGCTCTGATGGTTTTAATGCTTCCATCAGATAGTGCAAGGCAGTGGCATGTTCATGAGTTGGAGCTTGTTGAAGTAGTTGCTGATCAg GTGGCTGTTGCTCTGTCACATGCTGCTATCTTAGAAGAATCAATGAGGGCAAGGGACCTTCTTATGGAGCAGAATGTTGCTCTTGATCATGCCAGGAGAGAAGCAGAAACAGCAATTCGTGCTCGCAATGATTTCTTGGCAGTTATGAACCATGAGATGAGAACACCAATGCATGCAGTTATTGCACTTTCCTCCTTGCTGCAGGAAACTGAACTGACACCTGAGCAGCGTCTAATGGTTGAGACAATTCTTAGAAGTAGTAACCTTCTGGCTACTCTTATAAATGATGTATTAGATCTTTCAAGGCTTGAAGATGGCAGCCTTCGACTTGACTTAGGAAGTTTTAATCTTCATGCAGTATTCAAGGAG GTTCTTAATTTGATCAAGCCTATCGCATCTGTTAAAAAGTTGCCTGTAACCTTAAATTTAGCTCCAGATTTGCCAGAATATGCCATTGGTGATGAAAAGCGACTAATGCAAACTATTTTAAATGTTGTTGGTAATGCTGTGAAGTTCTCAAAACAGGGAAGCATCTCAATCACTGCATTTGTTGCAAAATCAGAATCTTTAAGAGACAGTCGAGCTCCTGACTTTTTTCCAGTGCCAAGtgataatcacttttatttgcGTGTACAG GTAAAAGATGCAGGACAAGGAATTAACCCTCCAGATATTCCCAAGTTATTTACAAAATTTGCACATGCTCAAACTTTGGCAACCAAAAATTCCAGCGGCAGTGGACTTGGCCTTGCAATTTGTAAGAG GTTTGTAAATCTTATGGAGGGACATATTTGGATTGAAAGTGAAGGTCCAGGCAAGGGATGCATGGCTATCTTCATTGTAAAGCTTGGGATTCCTGAGAACACAAGTGAATCTAAGAACCCATTCCTACCTAAAGCAAATCATGGACAGACAACTTTTCCAGGACTCAAAGTTCTTGTCTTGGATGATAATGG GGTTAGCAGGATGGTGACCAAGGAACTTCTTGTTCACCTGGGGTGCGATGTGACAACTGCAAGTTCAAGAGATGAGTGTCTACATGTGGTTTCTCAAGACCACAAGGTAGTGTGTATGGATGCGGGCATGCCTGATGGTTTTGAAGCTGCTGTCTGTTTGCATGAGAAATTTACTAAACGGCACGAAAGGCCGCTAATAGTGGCACTTACTGGAAACACAGACAAAGTGACCAAGGAGAACTGCATGAGGGTCGGTATGGATGGCGTTATACTGAAACCTGTTTCTGTTGACAAGATGAGGAGTGTTTTATCAGAGCTCCTTGAGCATCGGGTTCTGTTTGAAGCAATGTAA